The window CACTACGGAATTTAATGATTAGAATGACTGAAAGAATAATACCGAATACTGCTAATAATGTTGAACCTGTAAATGAACCTAATGTAACTAAAGTTGCCGGACTGTCTTCAATAATGCCAGCACCCTGTAAGCCAACAAATGTAATAAATAAGCCAATACCAGCTGATACTGCATATTTGAGTTGGGCTGGTATAGCATTAATAACCGTTTCACGAATACCCGTCAATGAAAGGATAATGAAAATGATCCCTGAAAAAAATACGCCTGTTAAACCAGTTTGCCATGGGATGCCATATGCTCCTACCACAGTAAAAGCGAAAAATGCATTAAGTCCCATACCAGGGGCTAAAGAAATTGGGAACTTAGCAAAAATCCCCATAATAAGCGAACCTACTGCTGCCGCTAATGCCGTAGCAACAAAAACTGCACCTGTATCCATACCCGCATTACTTAAAATATTCGGGTTAACTGCTAAGATATAAGCCATAGCAAGGAAGGTAGTAATACCACCGATTATTTCGCGACGGTAATTCGTACCGAGCTCATCGAACATGAAATACTTTTTCATTTTAAAAAAATCCTCCGTGTTGTCGTCTTCAATATCGAAAACAAAAAAAGACACACTGACTACTCTACTAGTCGCATGTCTACGATACATTTCATCACATCTATTGTATGAAAGTTTTTAGTGTCTATACATTCGTATAAAACTAAATCGTAGTCAAGTTATTTACGGTAACTTGGTAGAAACTCACGGGCCTTATCCCCGACATTATACGACGACTTATTTAATTTACATTCGTAATATATCATTTCATTTTTCAGATTTCAACCCTATTTCCGAACATTTTTAAGAAATAAAATACGAAAGTTCGTGTAAAATACTTATTTAATGTTCATGTTCTATAAAATCATTGATAAAAATAGAAAAGAACCCTTTTGCAAAAAATTCGCTTTTCTTTCAAATCTATATCTTTTTTTCATCGATACTTAGTATAAACTCTTTAAAAAACATGTTCTTCTTCAATAAACGAAGAGTGACGGCTATTTTAAATTTTTCAACACATTGTAAAAAATTTATGTTACTCAAGTGAAATGTTAATTTTTGATAGTGGAATAAGTTCTTTCATTGCTAATGTTTCTATCTGTTCAACTATTTTTCGTTCTTAATCCGTCACTTTGATAACTTTAACATGTTATGAAAACCTGAAAATCATTGATAAAAATGGCTATTTCTTTGAAGTAATACCCTTAAAAGTACTACCCTTAAAGTTGAAGAAGCAATATTTATCTCTTTCGCTTTTCTAACCTTAGTTGTATTTTCTTTTCAAATAATTTAATTCCAACATAAACAGCTAAGATACAAATTAATATACTGATTATTATCATACTTATGCCTGTATCATCAGCATTAACAATCGATTTAAGTAGTCCAAAAACTACAGAAAAAAGAATGGGTAATGTTAATCCAACCCATCCTCCTATAAGCTAACCATTTTTAAATCCCTCTTTTAAATCATTTACAAAGAAAAGAATAAGTAAAGAGTTTTTTACTAACTGCCTTATTGGTTAATAATTAAGTAATCATCTTTGAAGTAAAGATAAATCACCAGAGTTCCTTTCGATATACCTTTTTTAACCACGAAAACTTTTGAAGCCGATAATATATTTTTTTATACAACAGACCGCCCTAGCACGCTATGTCGCCCTCCATAGGGTGGGCTTCTCATCATTACTGAGTGAACATCATGAGATTCATTTCCTAGTTTTCAGCACAATATAACTCCTAAGCCTTTACGCTATCGTGTCCCACTGACTGCGCAGTGGTTTTTCATGCTTTTATTTGTGTTCATGTTTACCTGGTGAAAAATGCTATTACTATTACTGTCTACTAGTGTCTGTGGTATCTTACCCACCATAGTGACTATGTGCCATGCATGGTGTTGCGTCGGGCATGCAGTGCGTTCTTCGGCTGTATGGGCAGGCTAGGTACATACTGTTATTTGTGACGTTTTAGGTATCCCCTTTTTGAAGCTAGGGTAGAATGGATTACTTTAATGTGTTTCAAAAGTTCATTTTATTCTTCTTCCAATCTTTATAATTAAATACTTCTAAAATTCCATAACCCGTTACCATTCCAATTGTTGGTGCAACAAAATGTATTGGTCTGCCGATAAAATAAGTCACGCATATCAATAGCACAATAAATAAAATCGAATAATAAATATAATATTTTGCACGTTGTTTTAAATAAATTTTTAAATTCCTCAATTGCTACCTCATGTTTTCTGCCTAAAAATAAAAGATCAAATGATATACGGACTGTCAATTTTCATTCAAAACATGCTTTTCAAGTCCCTGCTGCTGAACAATGTTGCACATATTTTTTCATATGTTGTGTTGAACGTCCTCTACTTCCTCAATTTCAAATTCCATTAACATAAAATCATACCACCGCTTTAATCGATAGGTACAAAATCTATATATTCTGACTTCCTCTCTTGAATTTGCTGATTCAAACGAAAATCGTCTATTAGTTCAATAATTTTGGACAAAAAAAACCTCCTTCATTCGCAAAACACGAATAAAAGAGAGTTTAATTTTTCATTATAAATAGTTGCATGTAAAAAGCAGGTTAATCTACGATAAATTTTTATATAACAAAATTTAGTAAATAAGTTGAAGGACGTATCTGTTTCAACGGAGCACAAATACACAGTATACAAGTGATTAAACGTTACTGGGTTCTTGTGTAGTTTGTGTATCTATTTCTTGATATTTGTACAACACACCCTTAGCTTTGCCATACATATCGTCAGGACGAAAAAAACCGAGAGTATTATAGAATTTGTCTACGCAACATCCACACATAGCACACCACTTGAACAAACTAAAAATGAACTACAAGTAGCATTGGGTACCTGTCTTTAGATTTATAATAGTCAAATTCATGTTAGAAAGTGTCCATTTAGAGCGAAATTTTATTTACGATAATACGTTAATCTTGCTGATGTATAAAGATTGTCATCATTCACAGTGATCAAAGCTGTGTAACTATTCTTTTCCCAGTTTGTATGTAAACTGCTATATTTTGTATAGGTAAATTGATAGTCAGTACCAAATTCTGCAATCCCTTGTCTATGTAGTCGGTCATGTAAAGTAGACATTTGATCCCATGTGTGATAACTATCTTGTTCAGGAAGGAAATCATAGCTAATATACTCTAATTGCCCACCTATAAAAATGTATGTCAACTCTGCTGAATAGCCATATTTTGTCGTTTCATAGATTAAATAAGTCTCTCTACCATCTTGAAGTTTTTGTATTAACTTTGATTTTTCATTTTTCTCTACATCACGAATAGTCAAGTTAAAGTTAATATTATTGAAAGGCACAACAGGTTTCTTTGTGGATAAAAATGCATCTACTACGTATCCTTTGATATCACCAGCGGTCACATAGGACCAACCTACTAATGTAGCATGTACAGTTACCTGTGTACCATTACTTAATGAACCTACTGATGCTCCAGATTGACTAGCAATATTTCGAACAATAACCCCACTACCTGTATTAACATACTTTGTCGTTGTTTTAGCCTGCCCAATAAAATCGGATTTAACATAGCCTACCACATTGCCATATTGCACAAATGACCAACCATTTCCTACTGATCCATAGTCTTCAACAATCATATTATACTTTAATGTAGCTAATGTTGGTGCTGAAGGAGATGGCTTAGATTTCACAACGAGACCACTTTTAGATTTTGCGATTTTAATCTTCGAAGGTGGAACACTTAAAAAAGAGGAAGTAACATATCCCTTTACATCTCCTGCTTGAATGTGGGACCAACCATTTGAGGAAGAAAACTCTATCACAAATTCATCCTTAACTAGATTGCCAATAGCATTGGCTGTATCATTCGGCGACTCTCTCACAAGCAAGCTTGAGCCACTTACAACCTTCACTGTTCGATAATCAGCCGCATCTGCTACTTGGTGCTGAATGTTAAATAGCATCACGAGTACAAAAACTGCAACAAACCATTTCTTGAGTATATTCAATCAATTTACCCCCTTATATATTTTCACTATTCTACCATTTATCCTATTGACTGTATATATTTCCACAATATCTATTCCCAAATTTTAAGCGTGTAAAGACCAATAAAACATATAATGGTATCAATTACGCCTCGGCGTAATTGCCGCTGACACGCATATAAACAATGTGTCTGGATTTTTTCGAACTTGCTCGAAAAGCTCCTCTTCCAAATCCGTGACATCCGCTGGGGATTTTTATCTTTAAAGACTGTTTTCCTCTAAAATATAGAGCGAGAATTTTGTATGAAACTATAAAAAAACCTATTTTAAGGATTCAACAAATTGACATATCCTTAAAAATAGGCTTTTTTTCATATATTCACTTATACAAATTATTCACACCGAAGTTTTCTATTTATCACCCCAAAAAGCTATTTTGGTGGGACTGCTAGTGGGTACTTTTTTTGCTATCCATAACGTTAAAAACATTGTTGAATAGGAGGCAACAGTCCAAATTATACTATACGTTTATTCAGAGTTTTACGCTTTTTATCAAAACAGAAAAATCCGTTCAAATCATGTAATTCTTGTCCTCAATTGTAGCTGGTGAACCCCCTGTTTACAACGTTATTATTTTGAATAATGGCTATGTCGTTTCAATGTCAAAATCAATTAGTGAGGAATGGATATCTGATGACGAGTTTTTTGTCACCGAATCTGAAATTTAGGAGAATAATAAACTCTATCATCAATTAAAAAAAAGAACTTCGAATAAGAAAAACATAGGGAGATTTTAGTCTTCCTATGTTTTCATTCATATTATTTATCTGTTTGTTTTTGCTTTTTTTTCAAATACTCCGCACGTATTTTTTCAAGTTGCTGCTTTTTATCAAATTTGGCAGGCTTATGTTTTTCATGATACTTTGCCACAGCCACCTGACCTTTGGTATCCAATTGATATTTCCCCACTTTGTTCACCTACTTTTCTTGTTTTTAAAGAGAATCTATTCAACAAATATAATATACCTTATTTTACTGAAGTAAACCTTTTTACTTTATTAGTGTACTGCCTAATCTTGCATATATCAGTAAAAACTTAGTAAAATAATTCATAGCCAAATGGTATTCATTATACTTATCTTTACGACCTTAAATTTGCTGATTCATTTTAAAGTCATCAATCAAGTCGCTAATTTTAACTAAAACAAAAAACCTCTTCCAGTTATTTGTTATAAATAACTAAAAGAGAGTTTAATTTTTGAAATATAAATAGTTGTACGTTAATCATTGATTTAGTTCTTAACAAACTATGTTAGACATTGATATGACTGCGTTTATAACCTGTTTAGTTTATATTACTGAACAGTCCTATTCCCACTCAATCGTTGCTGGTGGCTTAGATGTAATATCATACAGCACGCGGTTTACGTGTTTTACTTCGTTAACTAGACGGACAGAAACTTTCTCTAATACATCCCAAGGGATACGTGCCCAGTCAGAAGTCATACCGTCGATAGATGTTACGGCACGGATACCGATTGCATAGTCATACGTACGAGCATCGCCCATTACGCCAACTGAACGGATATCAGGTAATACCGTGAAGTATTGCCAAATGTCGCGATCAAGACCTGCTTTTGCAATTTCTTCACGTAAAATGAAATCAGATTCACGCACGATTTCAAGTTTTTCTTCCGTTACTTCACCAAGTACGCGGATACCTAGACCAGGGCCTGGGAATGGTTGACGCCACACGATTTTTTCATCTAGACCAAGCTCTAAGCCTAAAGCACGCACTTCGTCTTTAAATAAAGTTTTTAGTGGTTCAATTAGTTTGAACTGCATGTCTTCTGGAAGACCGCCTACATTATGGTGAGATTTAATTGTTTGGGCAGTTGTTGTACCCGATTCAATAATGTCTGTGTATAACGTACCTTGTGCCAGGAAATCCATACCTTCAAGTTTTGATGCTTCTTCATCGAATACATAAATAAATTCGTTACCGATAATTTTACGTTTTTTCTCTGGATCAGAAACGCCTGCAAGTTTGTCCATAAAACGTTGACGTGCATCGATTTTGATAAGGTTCATATCGAAATCTTCCGTGAATGTTTTCATAACCTGTGCAACTTCACCTTTACGATTTAAGTTGTGGTCTACGAACATACAAGTAAGTTGGTCACCGATTGCTTTATGAATCAGTACCGCAACAACAGAAGAATCCACACCACCAGAAAGGGCACATAGTACTTTTTTGTCGCCAACTGTTTCGCGAATTTTAGCAATTTCTAGTTCGATAAAGTTCGCCATTGACCAATCACCTTTAGCGCCACAAATATCGAATACATATTGACGTAATAAGTCATTACCATATACAGAGTGACGAACTTCTGGGTGGAATTGTACTGCATATAGTTTACGTTCTACGTTTGCCATAGCAGCGATTGGACAAGCAGCACTTGTAGCGATTACTTCAAAGCCTGCAGGTACTTCTGTTACGTGGTCGCCATGGCTCATCCATACGATTTGTTCAGATGGTAAATCACCGAATAATTTGTTAGCAGCTGTTACTTGTACTTCCGCTTTACCGTATTCACGTGTTTCAGCACCTTCAACTTTACCGCCTTGCGTATAAGCCATTAATTGCATACCATAGCAAATTCCTAAGATTGGTAATCCTAGTTCAAAAATGGCCGGATCTACATGGAAGGCATTTTCATCATAAACAGAGTTTGGACCACCTGAAAAGATGATACCTGCTACGTTCATGTCTTTAATTTCTTCTGCTGTAATTGTATGAGGGTGCAATTCACTAAACACACCAAATTCACGAATACGTCGCGTAATTAATTGGTTAAATTGACTACCGAAGTCTAAAACAACGATTTTTTCTTGCTCTTTTAATAAAGGGCTTGCTGACAATATTTCCACCTCTTCTTCTATTTTTAAAGAATTCTTTTCATATGTTCAAAGAAAAACGCGTACGAAAGTAAAAACTTCCTACGCGTCCATAAGTTCTTGATTTATAAAGGCGAATGCGTAGCAAAAAAAAGTGATCCTCTAAACTTCTCACCTAACCAAAACATTCACCTTCATAGAGAAATCATTTACGGTGATTTCGTAGAAACATCCGAACCTTATTTTCGAACTTATATGAAAGCAATCCTAATTATATATAATTTTTTTCATTTTACTCTTTGTACCCACTAAAATCAACCGATTGTGCGATTGATTAAATATTCCCAACTTTCTTTTAGTTTGATGAAATCAACGTCCTTCGCATCATTCCCATAAATACGTTGCTCATATACAGCCGTAAGTTTTTGCATCTCACTGGTCTCTAACGATGCATCTACACGCTCCGCGAATGCCCGTAATGTCTCACCATCTTTTCGACGTAGACCAATGCGTGATAATTGCTTTGTTAATACTTGATAAGAAGCATCATAATTTGTCCAATCCGCTTCCTTTTTACGATAAGCACGCACCTGCATTTTAGGAATCCATGTTTTACGTTGCATATAGAGCGTTAAACTTACTATAACTGCTAAAACAATAATAGCTAACCATACGTAAGTGTGCTTTTTCAACCACGTCCAAACATCACTTAAGTTAAATGATGAACTAGTCTCTGCTTTTTTTGTTTTCGGTTCTTCTTTTTGTGGTTGCTCTTTCTGTTCTTCCGGTTGTAAAACTTCCTCTTGTTGTGACGACTCACGTTCTAAATCATAATCAATATTAACCGTTCCTGAAAAGCCAATTGTAGGTTCGAACTCAATCCAACCCGTCCCAGGAATATAGGCCTCTACCCATGAATGCGCATTATCATTTGTTACACGATACTCACGTATACCACTTGATATGGGTCCCATATTCCCTGGTGCAAAGCCCTTCACCCATCGTGCCGGTATACCCACTGATCGCAACAGTACAACCATTGAAGTAGAGAAATTATCACAGTAGCCAATTTTGGTATCAAATAAAAACTGATCAACATAATCTTGGCCTTCTGCTGGAGTAGCCGCAGCTGTTTTATCGTAGCGATAACCACCATTTGAGAAATAACCTTCAACTGCTTTTACTTGTTCATATACCGTCGCTTTATCTTGTATCAAGTCCGCAGCCAAATCTTTTACACGTTGCGGCAGCGTATTCGGCAGTTGTAAAAAGCGGTCTAAAGTAGGATCTAACGTTTCGAGCATTGACGGCTCAGATAAGCGAAGTTGCTGCATGCTATAGAGCGGTTCACTATAAGCAATCGTATAATTAGATAATAATTTAGTATCCCCATTTTGTTGCTTTGTCAGTATTTTTTCAGTTTGCTCATTCTGTATAAAAACTGTAGGGTCTTCTGTTGAAACGTATTGCATACCATATGTTTGTATTAAAAATGGCATAGGGACCTTAATATCCATTTCAATTTGTCGTTCATTTTCAGGTGGACCTACCTGAAGTGATGTAGGAATCATACTATCATCCTGATAAACTGCTTCCCCAAATTTCTCGTTAGATTGAATCCATCCCTTGGAAGTATAGGTATCCTTTGTATCAATACGCCAATAATGTCGATCACGAGAACTAGCAGTGAAAATCAGTGTATCATCACCTTTAAATGGGCCTCCCAACTGACTATCATCCTCACTATAGCCAACAGAGTTCCCACCTGTCACTAACTTTCCTTGACCTGTAACACTTTGGATAAATGGAACTGGGTCTGCCCAGGTAGGCCCTTCTTTTGGTAAAAAGTAGGCAACCAAACTCACAAGCATTACCGAAACAAGCATCGGTACAACAATTTTCCACTTCCCAGCCACTTCACTTGGCGCACCTGTTTGAAGCCATAAACGCTTCACAAATAGCACGCCCGTCATAATAAGTCCAAGTACTACCACTTTAACAATTGCCACTTTTCCGTCATATTCACTAAATGTATCTAGTGTAGCGATAAAGAAAACTGTCAGGACAAAGAAATAGAAAATATTCTTATGCACCGTAATCCAATGATGAATTAAGTATATCAGCATCCAAATAAGCGCTAGAAATAGCACAGTTCTAAACGAATCCGAAACTTGTCCAAAATCCCCTGAAAGAATGGTTGCCATATTCAATTTCACTTCATTTATCAAAAATGGCACTGTCTCTCCAGATAACACAGCGTTTTCGCTATAAACAAATACAACGAACCATGTAATATAGCCAAGTTTCACAAGCCCCGACAACAACGGATGGACATCGAATAAGCTAAGTACAAGAGCTAAGCCGATAAACACTAAAAACAAATGAATTAGACCAGTACTCGTTAACTCCATTACCGGAACAAGCCATTCACGTAATATAAGGAAAATAATGACGTATGCTATTGCTAATTCTACAAAATTTCCTAGTGGTTTTTTCACGGTTTCATCACCTCCGTGAATAAGTGATAATAATCTGTTGGATCCACATGCACAATTTGAATTTGCTTATAGCGTTTTGCTATCGCTGGCAGCTTAGGCGGATGTTCCGCAACTACAAAACAAATACAGTATTTCGCCATATTGGCGAGACTATGTAGTAATTCATCCGACACATCGTTCGTAACAAGTAGCAGTGACGCAATCTGCTTAAAGCTTTGCCGATATCGTAATTGAAATGCAGCATTTTCGATAGGTTTTATAGCAGCTAAATGATGCATCACTTGATCTAATTGCTTTTCACTTTGAACAAGTGGAAACACCTTCGTATTTGCTCCTGATGAAACAAAAGAAATATCTCCATGTCCTCGCACAATTGTTTGTAACATTGAAGCAGCAAGCTCGACCTTCTCTTCAAATAACGGCGAAGCCCCTGCATGCATCACTAACAATACCTCCTGAGACTGACGATCTTCAAATTCTTTTGACTGAAGTGTTTGTGTTTTTGCAAAGGATTTCCAATGAATCCATGAAAATCGGTCACCCGGCACATACTCACGTAAACCTACAGCCATCGATGTATCCTTCACTACCGAATATGGTGACATCATTGTACCCATATCGAATTTTGTTTGTAGTGCGGCGTATGCCATTTCCCTTACCCTTGGGTACACTAAAACTATTTGCTCTCTTTCTATTACTACGCGCTTCTTTGCCCATCCAAAAAAATCACTAAAGACAATAGATACACCTAAATATGGATGCTCTCCACGCGGTAAACTTTCAAGTGTATAATTCCAATTAAACTTTTTTCCAAAGCCAACAAATTTAATATTACTTGTGCCTTGTACCTTCGCTTGCACAAGTGGTTCGCTATTAACAAGCTCCTCCATCATCATATAAGCAAATGGAAAGCGCGTCTTTCGCTCTATGCTTATTGTTACTTTAACTGTTTGTCCGCTTACTACATGAGCAGGTTCAATTTTACGTTCTACCCCTACTATCTCTTCTCTAACTAACAAAAAAATAAAGGCATACAACAAAAATGGGCTAACAGTAAAAAATACAAACCAGCTAACAAAGCCCCCCTGGAACATGGCATAACAGAACGTTATTAGCATCAGCAAGGTCACTAATAGGAAATGTTTACTTTTCTCAAAAAGAGCTCGCCATTTTTTCATTGCTCTGCAAACCTCTTAGTGGGCACAGGCGTTTTCGCAATAATACGTTCAATAATTTCCTCAGAAGTTACATTATCATAGCGAGCATCAGGCTTCAGTGTGATACGATGACTAAAGACGAAAGGAGCTAAATACTGAACATCATCCGGTGTCACAAAACTACGTCCTTTTATAAATGCATAGGCCTGTGAAGCTTTCATTAGGGCAATTGTCGCGCGCGGGCTAACCCCTAAATGCACATAGCTATTCTCCCTCGTTTGTGTAGCCAGTTCTACCATATAATTTTTAACGGAATCTTCAACGTAGACACCTTGGACAAGCTCCTGTAATTCAATTAATTGGGCCACCGATAGAACAGCATCAATTTTCTCAATCGGCTTTCCATTTTCTGCTCTGCGTAATATTTCCACCTCTTGCCCTCTTGAAGGATAACCCATTTTTATTTTTAGTAAAAACCGGTCTAACTGCGCCTCTGGTAGTGGATACGTTCCTTCATGTTCAATAGGGTTTTGCGTAGCCATTACAAAAAACGGCTGAGCTATTTTAAGTGTATTGCCATCAATAGTAACTGAAGCTTCTTCCATTCCCTCCAATAAAGCTGATTGTGTTTTTGGGGAAGTTCGATTTATTTCATCTGCTAACACGACATCTCCCATAATTGGGCCCGGTCGAAATTCAAATTCCATTGTTTTAGGATTGTATATAGATACACCTACAACATCAGACGGCAATAAATCTGGTGTGAACTGAATACGTTTAAACTGAGCATCAAATGATTTTGCAAGTGCACGCACCATCATTGTCTTACCAACACCCGGCACATCTTCTAATAGCACATGCCCCTTCGCGAGTAATGCCACTATACTAAGCTCCGCCACTTCCCTTTTCCCAATCATCACTTTTTCTATGTTTTCTAGT of the Lysinibacillus fusiformis genome contains:
- the guaA gene encoding glutamine-hydrolyzing GMP synthase yields the protein MSASPLLKEQEKIVVLDFGSQFNQLITRRIREFGVFSELHPHTITAEEIKDMNVAGIIFSGGPNSVYDENAFHVDPAIFELGLPILGICYGMQLMAYTQGGKVEGAETREYGKAEVQVTAANKLFGDLPSEQIVWMSHGDHVTEVPAGFEVIATSAACPIAAMANVERKLYAVQFHPEVRHSVYGNDLLRQYVFDICGAKGDWSMANFIELEIAKIRETVGDKKVLCALSGGVDSSVVAVLIHKAIGDQLTCMFVDHNLNRKGEVAQVMKTFTEDFDMNLIKIDARQRFMDKLAGVSDPEKKRKIIGNEFIYVFDEEASKLEGMDFLAQGTLYTDIIESGTTTAQTIKSHHNVGGLPEDMQFKLIEPLKTLFKDEVRALGLELGLDEKIVWRQPFPGPGLGIRVLGEVTEEKLEIVRESDFILREEIAKAGLDRDIWQYFTVLPDIRSVGVMGDARTYDYAIGIRAVTSIDGMTSDWARIPWDVLEKVSVRLVNEVKHVNRVLYDITSKPPATIEWE
- a CDS encoding SH3 domain-containing protein; its protein translation is MNILKKWFVAVFVLVMLFNIQHQVADAADYRTVKVVSGSSLLVRESPNDTANAIGNLVKDEFVIEFSSSNGWSHIQAGDVKGYVTSSFLSVPPSKIKIAKSKSGLVVKSKPSPSAPTLATLKYNMIVEDYGSVGNGWSFVQYGNVVGYVKSDFIGQAKTTTKYVNTGSGVIVRNIASQSGASVGSLSNGTQVTVHATLVGWSYVTAGDIKGYVVDAFLSTKKPVVPFNNINFNLTIRDVEKNEKSKLIQKLQDGRETYLIYETTKYGYSAELTYIFIGGQLEYISYDFLPEQDSYHTWDQMSTLHDRLHRQGIAEFGTDYQFTYTKYSSLHTNWEKNSYTALITVNDDNLYTSARLTYYRK
- a CDS encoding transglutaminase TgpA family protein, whose translation is MKKPLGNFVELAIAYVIIFLILREWLVPVMELTSTGLIHLFLVFIGLALVLSLFDVHPLLSGLVKLGYITWFVVFVYSENAVLSGETVPFLINEVKLNMATILSGDFGQVSDSFRTVLFLALIWMLIYLIHHWITVHKNIFYFFVLTVFFIATLDTFSEYDGKVAIVKVVVLGLIMTGVLFVKRLWLQTGAPSEVAGKWKIVVPMLVSVMLVSLVAYFLPKEGPTWADPVPFIQSVTGQGKLVTGGNSVGYSEDDSQLGGPFKGDDTLIFTASSRDRHYWRIDTKDTYTSKGWIQSNEKFGEAVYQDDSMIPTSLQVGPPENERQIEMDIKVPMPFLIQTYGMQYVSTEDPTVFIQNEQTEKILTKQQNGDTKLLSNYTIAYSEPLYSMQQLRLSEPSMLETLDPTLDRFLQLPNTLPQRVKDLAADLIQDKATVYEQVKAVEGYFSNGGYRYDKTAAATPAEGQDYVDQFLFDTKIGYCDNFSTSMVVLLRSVGIPARWVKGFAPGNMGPISSGIREYRVTNDNAHSWVEAYIPGTGWIEFEPTIGFSGTVNIDYDLERESSQQEEVLQPEEQKEQPQKEEPKTKKAETSSSFNLSDVWTWLKKHTYVWLAIIVLAVIVSLTLYMQRKTWIPKMQVRAYRKKEADWTNYDASYQVLTKQLSRIGLRRKDGETLRAFAERVDASLETSEMQKLTAVYEQRIYGNDAKDVDFIKLKESWEYLINRTIG
- a CDS encoding AAA family ATPase, translated to MNSQIQTVLENIEKVMIGKREVAELSIVALLAKGHVLLEDVPGVGKTMMVRALAKSFDAQFKRIQFTPDLLPSDVVGVSIYNPKTMEFEFRPGPIMGDVVLADEINRTSPKTQSALLEGMEEASVTIDGNTLKIAQPFFVMATQNPIEHEGTYPLPEAQLDRFLLKIKMGYPSRGQEVEILRRAENGKPIEKIDAVLSVAQLIELQELVQGVYVEDSVKNYMVELATQTRENSYVHLGVSPRATIALMKASQAYAFIKGRSFVTPDDVQYLAPFVFSHRITLKPDARYDNVTSEEIIERIIAKTPVPTKRFAEQ
- a CDS encoding DUF58 domain-containing protein produces the protein MKKWRALFEKSKHFLLVTLLMLITFCYAMFQGGFVSWFVFFTVSPFLLYAFIFLLVREEIVGVERKIEPAHVVSGQTVKVTISIERKTRFPFAYMMMEELVNSEPLVQAKVQGTSNIKFVGFGKKFNWNYTLESLPRGEHPYLGVSIVFSDFFGWAKKRVVIEREQIVLVYPRVREMAYAALQTKFDMGTMMSPYSVVKDTSMAVGLREYVPGDRFSWIHWKSFAKTQTLQSKEFEDRQSQEVLLVMHAGASPLFEEKVELAASMLQTIVRGHGDISFVSSGANTKVFPLVQSEKQLDQVMHHLAAIKPIENAAFQLRYRQSFKQIASLLLVTNDVSDELLHSLANMAKYCICFVVAEHPPKLPAIAKRYKQIQIVHVDPTDYYHLFTEVMKP